From Variovorax sp. PMC12, the proteins below share one genomic window:
- a CDS encoding glutathione S-transferase family protein has translation MNATRPIRPIKLYGAAISGHVHRVRLFLTMLGLPFENIELDMRKRENRTPEFLARNLFGQVPVIEDGDLTLADSNAILVYLNARYSPDPARWMPQDAVGAAQVQRWFSVAAGPLAYGPAAARVMALFGLATDPAETVTRSHALLAVMEAHLRQQPFLAGPAATLADIANYAYVAHAPEGRVSLDGYAHVREWLARVEALPSFVPMVRTPVGLAAAA, from the coding sequence ATGAACGCCACCCGACCCATTCGCCCCATCAAGCTCTACGGCGCCGCCATTTCGGGCCACGTGCACAGAGTGCGCCTCTTCCTCACGATGCTCGGCCTGCCCTTCGAGAACATCGAACTCGACATGCGCAAGCGCGAGAACCGCACGCCGGAGTTCCTGGCGCGCAACCTCTTCGGCCAGGTGCCGGTGATCGAAGACGGCGATCTGACGCTGGCCGACTCCAACGCCATCCTGGTCTACCTCAACGCGCGCTATTCGCCCGACCCCGCCCGCTGGATGCCGCAGGACGCGGTGGGCGCGGCGCAGGTGCAGCGCTGGTTCTCGGTGGCCGCCGGTCCGCTGGCGTACGGGCCCGCCGCCGCGCGCGTCATGGCGCTGTTCGGGCTGGCCACCGATCCGGCGGAGACGGTGACGCGCTCGCATGCATTGCTGGCGGTGATGGAGGCGCACCTGCGGCAACAGCCCTTCCTCGCGGGCCCGGCCGCCACCCTGGCAGATATCGCGAACTACGCCTACGTGGCGCACGCACCCGAAGGCAGGGTGTCGCTCGACGGCTACGCGCATGTGCGCGAATGGCTCGCGCGGGTGGAGGCGCTGCCCAGCTTCGTGCCAATGGTGCGCACGCCCGTCGGGCTCGCGGCGGCCGCATGA
- a CDS encoding pyridoxamine 5'-phosphate oxidase family protein, whose amino-acid sequence MIAAPFHAGERALQTLAGSREQMEAAGPRIIRDFMPDQHREFFSLLPFIVAGSIDDGLQPWASVLAAPAGFVHSPDATHLRIDALPAAGDPLAGQLKQGATLGLLGIQPHTRRRNRMNGTVEAIDAAGFMVEVQQSFGNCPRYIQAREPVFAPPRGDAAPAQWLDKLDLAAHRLIGSADTLFIATAYPNEVAVGDDADASSHGVDVSHRGGRPGFVRIDGDDTLTVPDFNGNRFFNTLGNLAAHPRAGLLFVDFDSGDLLHVAVTAEIVWNGPEVAAFEGAERLMRFRVTHALRRPAALPLRWGDAQLSAHLAHTGQWNTGTRAATDGR is encoded by the coding sequence ATGATCGCCGCACCGTTCCATGCGGGCGAACGCGCGCTGCAGACGCTTGCGGGATCGCGCGAGCAGATGGAGGCCGCGGGCCCGCGCATCATCCGCGACTTCATGCCCGACCAGCACCGCGAGTTCTTCTCGCTGCTGCCCTTCATCGTGGCGGGCAGCATCGACGACGGGCTGCAGCCCTGGGCCAGCGTGCTCGCGGCGCCCGCCGGCTTCGTGCATTCGCCCGATGCCACGCACCTGCGCATCGACGCGCTGCCCGCGGCGGGCGATCCGCTCGCGGGCCAGCTGAAGCAGGGCGCGACGCTGGGCCTGCTCGGCATCCAGCCGCACACGCGGCGGCGCAACCGCATGAACGGCACCGTCGAGGCCATCGACGCGGCGGGCTTCATGGTCGAGGTGCAGCAGAGCTTCGGCAACTGCCCGCGCTACATCCAGGCACGCGAGCCGGTGTTCGCACCGCCGCGCGGTGATGCGGCGCCCGCGCAATGGCTCGACAAGCTCGACCTGGCGGCGCATCGGCTCATCGGCAGCGCCGACACGCTGTTCATTGCCACTGCGTATCCGAACGAAGTGGCGGTGGGCGACGATGCCGATGCGAGTTCGCACGGCGTCGATGTGTCGCATCGCGGCGGCCGGCCGGGCTTCGTGCGCATCGACGGCGACGACACGCTGACCGTGCCCGACTTCAACGGCAACCGCTTCTTCAACACGCTCGGCAACCTGGCGGCGCATCCGCGCGCGGGTCTGCTGTTCGTCGACTTCGACAGCGGCGACCTGCTGCATGTGGCGGTCACGGCCGAGATCGTCTGGAACGGCCCCGAGGTGGCCGCGTTCGAAGGCGCTGAACGGCTGATGCGCTTCCGTGTGACCCACGCCTTGCGCCGCCCGGCGGCACTGCCGTTGCGCTGGGGAGATGCGCAGCTGTCTGCGCATCTCGCGCACACCGGTCAGTGGAACACCGGCACGCGCGCCGCGACTGACGGCCGGTAG
- a CDS encoding cytochrome P450, with protein sequence MDRNNSPTPPDATLDPVAAATHADPYPFYASLRNGPPLAWNEKLRLWVASRAEVIEEVLQAHGALRVRPAAEPVPSAIAGSPAGEVFGHLVRMNDGTAHEVQRPALQRALAGLDLNAVREAALQVARQVPQQQPLSDTLFSMPVRSVAHLLGFADEALPQVDLWTRDFVACLSPLSTASQLQGASTAAGELMARFEDLVAGTPPRRGTLLAAVMAESAAPSRSLLANLVGLLSQTCDATAGLLGNSLIALLREPSLRTAARTRDGLQAIVEETARHDPSVHNTRRFVATPVTIAGTPLAAGDTVLVLLASANRDPAFNPDPDSFVLVRAKRRMLGFGHGTHACPGQTLACTLAAAGLEALLQRAPDVDAQLLRGWHYRPSVAARVPVFH encoded by the coding sequence ATGGACCGGAACAACAGCCCCACCCCTCCCGACGCGACTCTCGACCCGGTCGCGGCCGCGACGCATGCCGACCCCTACCCCTTCTACGCCAGCCTGCGCAACGGCCCACCGCTGGCGTGGAACGAAAAGCTGCGCCTCTGGGTGGCCAGCCGTGCCGAGGTGATCGAAGAAGTGCTGCAGGCGCACGGCGCTCTGCGCGTTCGGCCGGCCGCCGAGCCGGTGCCGAGCGCCATCGCGGGCAGCCCGGCCGGCGAGGTGTTCGGCCACCTGGTGCGCATGAACGACGGCACAGCGCACGAGGTCCAACGGCCCGCGCTGCAGCGGGCGTTGGCCGGGCTCGATCTGAACGCCGTGCGCGAAGCTGCCCTGCAGGTGGCGCGGCAAGTGCCGCAGCAGCAGCCGCTGTCCGACACGTTGTTCTCGATGCCGGTGCGGTCCGTCGCGCACCTGCTGGGTTTTGCCGACGAGGCGCTGCCGCAGGTCGACCTGTGGACGCGCGACTTCGTGGCCTGCCTGTCGCCGCTGTCGACGGCGAGCCAACTGCAGGGCGCAAGCACGGCGGCAGGCGAATTGATGGCACGCTTCGAAGACCTGGTCGCGGGCACGCCGCCGCGCCGGGGCACGCTGCTGGCGGCCGTGATGGCCGAAAGCGCCGCACCGTCGCGCTCGCTGCTCGCCAACCTGGTCGGCCTGCTCTCACAGACCTGCGACGCCACGGCCGGCCTGCTGGGCAACAGCCTCATCGCCCTGCTGCGCGAACCCTCGCTGCGCACGGCCGCACGCACGCGCGACGGGCTGCAGGCCATCGTCGAAGAGACGGCGCGGCACGACCCTTCGGTGCACAACACGCGGCGCTTCGTGGCAACGCCCGTCACCATCGCGGGCACGCCGCTCGCGGCGGGCGACACGGTGCTGGTGCTGCTGGCCTCGGCCAACCGTGATCCGGCGTTCAACCCCGACCCCGACAGCTTCGTCCTCGTGCGTGCGAAGCGCCGCATGCTCGGCTTCGGCCACGGCACGCACGCCTGCCCGGGGCAGACCCTGGCCTGCACGCTGGCGGCGGCCGGCCTCGAAGCCCTGCTGCAGCGCGCACCCGACGTCGACGCGCAGCTCCTGCGCGGCTGGCACTACCGGCCGTCAGTCGCGGCGCGCGTGCCGGTGTTCCACTGA
- a CDS encoding ArsR/SmtB family transcription factor, translating to MDTLDSTADFQLARVAGAIAEPARARMLSCLMDGHARTATELATVAEVAASTASAHLARLKEERLVELLVQGKHRYFRLANDDVAAALESLMVIAGTPRAAEFKPNTPSRLRSARTCYDHMAGTAGVALHDRLHAQGWLSGLQSGSYELTPDGAIALESLGVEVDAVRRSRRRFACACLDWSERRPHLGGALGAAWLQLSLRRGWVRQELDGRALTLTPKAQREMPELFA from the coding sequence ATGGACACCCTCGATTCGACCGCCGATTTCCAGCTGGCCCGCGTAGCCGGCGCCATCGCCGAGCCGGCGCGCGCCCGCATGCTCAGCTGCCTGATGGACGGCCACGCACGCACCGCCACCGAACTCGCCACCGTGGCCGAGGTGGCCGCGTCCACCGCGAGCGCGCATCTTGCGCGGCTGAAGGAAGAGCGGCTGGTCGAACTGCTGGTGCAGGGCAAGCACCGCTACTTTCGCCTGGCCAACGACGACGTGGCCGCCGCGCTCGAAAGCCTGATGGTGATCGCCGGCACGCCGCGCGCGGCGGAGTTCAAGCCCAACACGCCGAGCCGCCTGCGCAGCGCGCGCACCTGCTACGACCACATGGCGGGCACGGCCGGCGTCGCACTGCACGACCGGTTGCATGCGCAAGGCTGGCTCAGCGGCTTGCAGAGCGGTTCCTACGAGCTCACGCCCGACGGCGCGATCGCGCTCGAAAGCCTGGGCGTGGAGGTGGACGCGGTGCGCCGCTCGCGCCGGCGCTTCGCCTGTGCCTGCCTCGACTGGAGCGAACGCCGGCCGCACCTGGGCGGCGCGCTCGGGGCCGCGTGGCTGCAGCTGTCGCTGCGGCGCGGATGGGTGCGGCAGGAACTGGACGGCCGCGCGCTCACGCTCACGCCGAAGGCGCAGCGCGAGATGCCGGAGCTTTTCGCCTGA
- a CDS encoding Bug family tripartite tricarboxylate transporter substrate binding protein, with amino-acid sequence MPQSPSVTLSRRNFSAWIAASAAAAGTGGAALWPGVARAADAPAGSKLRIVIPANEGGGWDQTGRALGAALLASGAVGNVVYENIGGKGGTIGLAKYVEKYDADPEALLVSGMVMVGAVALQKPAVTLSNVSPVARLTSDYEVVAVKADSPIKTPKDLIAQLRTDAANTVVAGGSAGGVDHMYAGMLARVAGASSSLVYQPHPGGAQVVEALESGKAVAGISGFSEFSDSLASGRLRAIGVSSKQPFQGIASVREQGVDADLANWRGVMTGKKVPPYRKAVLLDAVRRATTHDLWAKTIKRNNWDPYWMAGKDFESFLELDTAMAGPLIYLLKLKA; translated from the coding sequence ATGCCCCAGTCGCCTTCCGTCACTCTCTCGCGCCGCAACTTCTCGGCATGGATCGCGGCATCGGCCGCAGCTGCAGGCACAGGGGGCGCCGCGCTGTGGCCCGGCGTCGCCAGGGCGGCCGACGCACCGGCGGGCAGCAAGCTGCGCATCGTGATTCCCGCGAACGAAGGCGGCGGCTGGGACCAGACCGGCCGCGCGCTCGGCGCCGCGCTGCTGGCCTCGGGCGCGGTGGGCAACGTGGTCTACGAGAACATCGGCGGCAAGGGCGGCACCATCGGCCTGGCCAAGTACGTCGAGAAATACGACGCCGACCCGGAGGCCCTGCTCGTCAGCGGCATGGTGATGGTCGGTGCCGTGGCGCTGCAGAAGCCGGCCGTGACCCTGAGCAACGTGTCGCCGGTGGCACGCCTCACCAGCGACTATGAAGTGGTGGCGGTCAAGGCCGACTCTCCCATCAAGACGCCGAAGGACCTGATCGCCCAGCTGCGCACGGACGCGGCCAATACAGTGGTCGCGGGCGGCTCCGCCGGCGGCGTGGACCACATGTACGCCGGCATGCTGGCGCGCGTGGCGGGCGCTTCCTCCTCGCTGGTCTACCAGCCGCACCCAGGCGGCGCGCAGGTGGTGGAGGCGTTGGAGAGCGGCAAGGCGGTGGCGGGCATCTCGGGCTTCAGCGAATTCAGCGACAGCCTGGCCAGCGGCCGGCTGCGCGCCATCGGCGTGTCGTCGAAGCAGCCGTTCCAGGGCATCGCATCGGTGCGCGAGCAGGGCGTGGACGCCGACCTCGCCAACTGGCGCGGCGTGATGACCGGCAAGAAGGTGCCGCCCTACCGCAAGGCCGTGCTGCTCGACGCGGTGCGCCGCGCGACCACGCATGACCTGTGGGCGAAGACCATCAAGCGCAACAACTGGGACCCGTACTGGATGGCGGGCAAGGACTTCGAGAGCTTCCTGGAGCTGGACACCGCGATGGCCGGCCCGCTGATCTACCTGCTCAAGCTGAAGGCCTGA
- a CDS encoding AMP nucleosidase, whose protein sequence is MPYMPTFVAPARFADAAAALEQVKAIYNGGLAHLRESMLRFVAGEALPGRVRACYPFVRVHTHTVSRHTPPANAGLSYGFVAGPGRYETTLTRPDLFSRYYFDQFRLLLENHQVELEIGTSTQPIPIHFSFAENDHIEGTMSAERRALMRDVFDLPDLGVMDDGIANGTFEARDGEAQPLSLFTAARVDYSLHRLRHYTGTAPDWFQNFVLFTNYQFYIDEFVRLGHEAMADENSEYIAFIEPGNVVTRRRGLAAGGSQNFGHLLDGSQGTAPPRLPQMPAYHLVREDCSGTSMVNIGVGPANAKTITDHIAVLRPHAWMMLGHCAGLRNTQQLGDYVLAHAYVREDHVLDEELPLWVPIPALSEIQLALEKAVADVTRYEGPDLKKIMRTGTVASTDNRNWELLPGNQPQRRFSQSRAVALDMESATIAANGFRFRVPYGTLLCVSDKPLHGEIKLPGMANHFYRERVEQHLRIGMRAIDILREEGSTRLHSRKLRSFAEVAFQ, encoded by the coding sequence ATGCCCTACATGCCCACCTTCGTCGCTCCCGCCCGCTTCGCCGATGCCGCCGCCGCACTCGAACAGGTCAAGGCCATCTACAACGGCGGCCTGGCCCATCTTCGCGAATCGATGCTGCGCTTCGTTGCCGGCGAGGCGCTGCCGGGCCGGGTGCGGGCCTGCTACCCCTTCGTGCGGGTGCATACCCACACCGTCTCGCGCCACACGCCGCCGGCCAACGCCGGCCTGAGCTACGGCTTCGTGGCCGGCCCCGGCCGCTACGAGACCACGCTGACGCGGCCCGACCTGTTCTCGCGCTACTACTTCGACCAGTTCCGCCTGCTGCTGGAAAACCACCAGGTCGAGCTGGAGATCGGCACCAGCACGCAGCCCATTCCCATCCACTTCTCGTTTGCCGAGAACGACCACATCGAAGGCACCATGAGCGCCGAGCGCCGCGCCCTCATGCGCGACGTGTTCGACCTGCCCGACCTGGGCGTGATGGACGACGGCATTGCCAACGGCACCTTCGAGGCGCGCGACGGCGAGGCGCAACCGCTGTCGCTGTTCACGGCCGCGCGGGTGGACTACTCGCTGCACCGCCTTCGCCACTACACCGGCACCGCGCCCGACTGGTTCCAGAACTTCGTGCTGTTCACCAACTACCAGTTCTACATCGACGAATTCGTGCGGCTGGGCCACGAGGCCATGGCCGACGAGAACAGCGAGTACATCGCCTTCATCGAGCCCGGCAACGTGGTCACGCGCCGCCGCGGCCTGGCCGCTGGCGGCAGCCAGAACTTCGGCCACCTGCTCGACGGCAGCCAGGGCACGGCACCGCCGCGGCTGCCGCAGATGCCGGCCTACCACCTGGTGCGCGAGGACTGCAGCGGCACCAGCATGGTCAACATCGGCGTCGGCCCGGCCAATGCCAAGACCATCACCGACCACATCGCCGTGCTGCGCCCGCACGCCTGGATGATGCTGGGCCACTGCGCCGGCCTGCGCAACACGCAGCAGCTGGGCGACTACGTGCTGGCCCACGCCTACGTGCGCGAGGACCACGTGCTCGACGAAGAGTTGCCGCTGTGGGTGCCCATTCCGGCGCTGTCGGAGATCCAGCTCGCGCTCGAGAAGGCCGTGGCCGACGTCACGCGCTACGAGGGCCCCGACCTCAAGAAGATCATGCGCACCGGCACGGTGGCCAGCACCGACAACCGCAACTGGGAGCTGCTGCCCGGCAACCAGCCGCAGCGCCGCTTCAGCCAGAGCCGCGCGGTGGCGCTGGACATGGAAAGCGCCACCATCGCGGCCAACGGCTTCCGCTTCCGCGTGCCCTACGGCACCTTGCTGTGCGTGAGCGACAAGCCGCTGCACGGCGAGATCAAGCTGCCCGGCATGGCCAACCACTTCTATCGCGAACGGGTGGAACAGCACCTGCGCATCGGCATGCGGGCCATCGACATCCTGCGCGAGGAAGGCTCCACGCGCCTGCACAGCCGCAAGCTGCGCAGCTTTGCCGAGGTGGCCTTCCAGTAA
- a CDS encoding TIGR00725 family protein, translated as MSLREGASAVLSAPVTEALARLAQKQRGPSRHRQPVAMIGPGDGGPAECEAAHAVAHALARAGMSVVCGGRGGVMAAASRGAVEAGGIAVGILPEDDDRNANEWLSVAIPTGMGEMRNGIIARSGVCLVAIGGNMGTLSEMAMGLKWGKPVFVMHGDVALPGAVQAVDVNDMLAKVLECLLG; from the coding sequence ATGTCTTTACGCGAAGGCGCGAGCGCGGTGCTGTCGGCGCCGGTCACTGAGGCGCTGGCGCGCCTGGCGCAGAAGCAGCGGGGGCCGTCGCGCCACCGCCAGCCGGTGGCGATGATCGGCCCCGGCGACGGCGGCCCGGCCGAGTGCGAGGCCGCCCATGCGGTGGCGCATGCGCTGGCCCGCGCGGGCATGTCGGTGGTGTGCGGCGGGCGCGGCGGCGTGATGGCCGCGGCCTCGCGCGGCGCGGTGGAAGCAGGCGGCATCGCCGTGGGCATCCTGCCGGAGGACGACGACCGCAACGCCAACGAGTGGCTCAGCGTGGCCATTCCCACGGGCATGGGCGAGATGCGCAACGGCATCATCGCGCGCAGCGGCGTGTGCCTGGTGGCCATCGGCGGCAACATGGGCACGCTGTCGGAGATGGCGATGGGGCTGAAGTGGGGCAAGCCGGTGTTCGTGATGCACGGCGATGTGGCGCTGCCCGGGGCTGTGCAGGCTGTCGATGTGAACGACATGCTTGCGAAGGTGCTGGAGTGCTTGCTGGGCTGA
- a CDS encoding ABC transporter permease, producing MRRFGAWPAWAFMALFFAVPLAALLPEAFGEGGSAFGRLFGNPLFFGALRNTLALGLAAGAVSALVGTCIAIELARQPASRRQWMMTLLGLPLAFSGLVIAYGFILAFGRAGFVTQLLAGLGADPAALGSWIYSVSGLGFAYAYYLIPRVALSLYPVFANLDLRPAQAARTLGASKARAFRDTVVPEVLPSVLSNACMVAAIAMGTYGTALALVGTQLNILPLMLLAQVGDGGSDFAVAAALSLVLMVVCVIVMGVGDVFTRRRERGAVGAGH from the coding sequence ATGCGACGCTTTGGCGCCTGGCCCGCCTGGGCCTTCATGGCGCTGTTCTTCGCGGTGCCGCTGGCGGCGCTGCTGCCCGAGGCCTTCGGCGAAGGCGGCAGCGCCTTCGGGCGGCTGTTCGGCAACCCGCTGTTCTTCGGCGCGCTGCGCAACACGCTGGCGCTCGGGCTGGCGGCGGGCGCGGTGTCGGCGCTGGTGGGCACCTGCATCGCGATCGAGCTGGCGCGCCAGCCGGCGTCGCGGCGCCAGTGGATGATGACGCTGCTGGGCCTGCCGCTGGCTTTCTCGGGGCTGGTGATCGCCTACGGCTTCATCCTGGCCTTCGGGCGCGCCGGCTTCGTGACGCAGCTGCTCGCGGGGCTGGGCGCGGACCCGGCGGCCCTGGGCAGCTGGATCTACAGCGTGTCGGGCCTGGGCTTCGCCTATGCCTATTACCTGATCCCGCGCGTGGCGCTGTCGCTGTACCCGGTGTTCGCGAACCTCGACCTGCGCCCGGCGCAGGCGGCGCGCACGCTGGGCGCGTCGAAAGCCCGCGCCTTCCGGGACACGGTGGTGCCCGAGGTGCTGCCTTCGGTGCTGTCGAACGCCTGCATGGTCGCCGCGATTGCCATGGGCACCTACGGCACGGCGCTGGCGCTGGTGGGCACGCAGCTCAACATCCTGCCGCTGATGCTGCTGGCGCAGGTGGGCGACGGCGGTTCCGATTTCGCGGTGGCGGCGGCGTTGTCGCTGGTGCTGATGGTGGTGTGTGTGATCGTGATGGGAGTGGGTGATGTCTTTACGCGAAGGCGCGAGCGCGGTGCTGTCGGCGCCGGTCACTGA
- a CDS encoding extracellular solute-binding protein, which translates to MQRRQLIQAAGALPLATLAARTAFAFDGPELYAGEKALYAEAQKEGLCVSFDTGPEWANWKSLFRDFKKRYPEIELTYNDIGSAATVVALEKTRRRPQADTAYYFAASAVDAAKKDVVAPFKPVNFDKLPPVFREAEGRWFTIHTLNIAFLVNKKLVKNVPTGWADLLKPEFKNTVVYLDPRSTGIGQVLTFAAAYANGGSVDNVQPGIDYLGKLHSAGNVLRVEGTTPYAKFLKGEIPVWISYENDGLKAKHVDGMGDAMEVVIPKEASVAAPYAISLVKNGPNPNAGKLWLNFIMSEAGQSLFAQGFVRPAVPGTQLSADVAAKMPPAPQIKPLDVVKASERKAEIDKLWAQAALGK; encoded by the coding sequence ATGCAACGCAGACAACTGATCCAAGCCGCCGGCGCACTGCCGCTGGCCACCCTCGCGGCCCGCACCGCCTTCGCCTTCGACGGCCCCGAGCTGTATGCGGGCGAGAAGGCGCTGTACGCCGAGGCGCAGAAGGAAGGCCTGTGCGTCTCCTTCGACACCGGCCCCGAATGGGCCAACTGGAAGTCGCTGTTCCGCGACTTCAAGAAGCGCTACCCCGAGATCGAGCTGACCTACAACGACATCGGTTCCGCCGCCACCGTGGTCGCGCTCGAGAAGACCAGGCGCCGCCCGCAGGCCGACACCGCCTACTACTTCGCCGCCTCGGCCGTCGACGCCGCGAAGAAGGACGTGGTCGCGCCCTTCAAGCCCGTCAACTTCGACAAGCTGCCGCCCGTGTTCCGCGAGGCCGAAGGCCGCTGGTTCACCATCCACACGCTGAACATCGCCTTCCTGGTCAACAAGAAGCTGGTGAAGAACGTGCCCACGGGCTGGGCCGACCTGCTCAAGCCCGAGTTCAAGAACACGGTGGTCTACCTCGACCCGCGCTCCACCGGCATCGGCCAGGTGCTGACTTTCGCCGCGGCCTACGCCAACGGCGGCAGCGTCGACAACGTGCAGCCCGGCATCGACTACCTGGGCAAGCTGCATTCGGCCGGCAACGTGCTGCGCGTGGAAGGCACCACGCCCTACGCCAAGTTCCTCAAGGGCGAGATTCCCGTGTGGATCAGCTACGAGAACGACGGCCTGAAGGCCAAGCACGTCGACGGCATGGGCGACGCGATGGAAGTCGTCATTCCGAAGGAAGCCAGCGTGGCCGCGCCCTACGCCATCAGCCTGGTGAAGAACGGCCCGAACCCGAACGCCGGCAAGCTGTGGCTGAACTTCATCATGAGCGAGGCCGGCCAGTCGCTGTTCGCGCAGGGCTTCGTGCGGCCGGCCGTGCCGGGCACGCAGCTGAGCGCCGACGTGGCCGCCAAGATGCCGCCCGCGCCGCAGATCAAGCCGCTGGACGTGGTGAAGGCCTCGGAGCGCAAGGCCGAGATCGACAAGCTGTGGGCACAGGCTGCCCTGGGCAAGTGA
- a CDS encoding ABC transporter ATP-binding protein — MSLLLDNVNYNYPGSTHGLHDVSLDVRTGELVAVIGPSGSGKSTLLKLVSGLETGHTGRIALDGEDMSRTPVHQRNIGMVFQSYALFPHLSVLDNVAYGLKLRKVAATERRQRAQELLDIVGLGDFAQRAVAQLSGGQQQRVALARALAIDPRALLLDEPLSALDASVRGHLRDQIRAIQQRFNATTLLVTHDQEEALVMADRVAMLKDGRLLQIATPRDIYENPASRAVAEFVGLSTILPAKVAAPGRLDLGFAELFADTGQRAFGTAVHVLVRPEHIRADPAADAVNRLAGSTRAQRYLGALTRYDFEVPGAARPFLAESPAPAVEAIAIAPGHIRLLDH; from the coding sequence ATGAGCCTCCTACTCGACAACGTCAACTACAACTATCCCGGCAGCACGCACGGCCTGCACGACGTGTCGCTCGACGTGCGCACCGGCGAGCTGGTCGCGGTGATCGGCCCCAGCGGCTCCGGCAAGTCGACGCTGCTGAAGCTGGTGTCGGGCCTGGAGACGGGCCACACCGGCCGCATCGCGCTCGACGGCGAAGACATGTCGCGCACGCCCGTGCACCAGCGCAACATCGGCATGGTGTTCCAGAGCTACGCGCTGTTCCCGCACCTGAGCGTGCTCGACAACGTGGCCTACGGGCTCAAGCTGCGCAAGGTGGCGGCCACCGAACGACGCCAGCGCGCGCAGGAGCTGCTCGACATCGTGGGGCTGGGCGACTTTGCGCAGCGCGCCGTGGCGCAGCTTTCGGGCGGCCAGCAGCAGCGCGTGGCCTTGGCGCGCGCCCTGGCCATCGACCCGCGCGCCCTGCTGCTCGACGAGCCGCTGTCGGCGCTCGACGCCAGCGTGCGCGGCCACCTGCGCGACCAGATCCGCGCCATACAGCAGCGCTTCAACGCCACCACGCTGCTGGTCACGCACGACCAGGAAGAAGCACTGGTCATGGCCGACCGCGTCGCCATGCTCAAGGACGGCCGGCTGCTGCAGATCGCCACGCCGCGCGACATCTACGAGAACCCCGCGAGCCGCGCGGTGGCCGAGTTCGTCGGGCTCTCGACGATCCTGCCCGCCAAGGTGGCCGCGCCGGGCCGGCTGGACCTGGGCTTTGCCGAACTCTTCGCCGACACCGGCCAGCGCGCCTTCGGCACCGCGGTGCACGTGCTGGTGCGCCCCGAGCACATCCGCGCCGACCCGGCAGCCGACGCCGTGAACCGTCTCGCGGGCAGCACCCGCGCGCAGCGCTACCTGGGTGCGCTCACGCGCTACGACTTCGAGGTGCCGGGCGCGGCCAGGCCCTTCCTTGCCGAATCGCCCGCGCCGGCCGTGGAGGCCATCGCCATCGCGCCCGGGCACATCCGTTTACTCGACCACTGA
- a CDS encoding ABC transporter permease, whose product MTLETTLVRGISLIYGLYLLLPIALLMIGSVGGNWTNTLLPTGITGQWYVDLWLDTSFRKAFVSSLVVAMSACAINTVLALPLAYALYHGAQRGGSLAARIVSATPVAVPAITLAFGYMIVFNTDLAPWLGSMPLLIAAHAILTLPYLTNTLLTDLRHLDLGRLEQAAATLGASGWQQFTGIVLPSLRQSLISGLVMVAAISVGEFGVSNLLTSFQNRTYPVVLLQAFYGATGFACAATVILLVLASASALLSSSLVKQRA is encoded by the coding sequence ATGACATTGGAGACAACCTTGGTTCGCGGCATTTCGCTCATCTACGGCCTGTACCTGCTGCTGCCCATCGCCCTGCTGATGATCGGCAGCGTGGGCGGCAACTGGACCAACACGCTGCTGCCCACCGGCATCACCGGACAGTGGTACGTCGACCTGTGGCTCGACACCTCGTTCCGCAAGGCTTTCGTCAGCAGCCTCGTGGTCGCCATGTCGGCCTGCGCCATCAACACCGTGCTGGCCTTGCCGCTGGCCTATGCGCTGTACCACGGCGCGCAGCGCGGCGGCAGCCTGGCGGCGCGCATCGTGAGCGCCACGCCGGTGGCGGTGCCGGCCATCACGCTGGCCTTCGGCTACATGATCGTGTTCAACACCGATCTCGCGCCCTGGCTGGGCTCGATGCCGCTGCTGATAGCCGCGCACGCGATCCTCACCCTGCCCTACCTCACCAACACGCTGCTGACCGACCTGCGCCACCTCGACCTCGGCCGGCTCGAGCAGGCGGCGGCCACGCTCGGCGCCTCGGGCTGGCAGCAGTTCACCGGCATCGTGCTGCCGAGCCTGCGCCAGAGCCTGATCAGCGGGCTGGTGATGGTGGCGGCCATCTCGGTGGGCGAGTTCGGCGTGTCGAACCTGCTCACGAGCTTCCAGAACCGCACCTACCCCGTGGTGCTGCTGCAGGCCTTCTACGGCGCCACGGGCTTCGCCTGCGCGGCCACGGTGATCCTTCTTGTGCTGGCGAGCGCGTCGGCGCTTCTTTCCTCTTCCCTCGTGAAGCAACGCGCCTGA